One Brevibacterium spongiae DNA segment encodes these proteins:
- the qcrB gene encoding cytochrome bc1 complex cytochrome b subunit, producing MSTTQPTTTIGKAASFAETRVGASVLVREFGRKIFPSHWSFMLGEVALYSFIIVVLSGTFLTFFFQPAMGELHYDGPWLPLRGVQISEAYDSTLAISLEIRGGLFIRQMHHWGALLFVAALSVHMLRVFFTGAFRRPRELNWVVGVLLVIMGMAAGFTGYSLPDDLLSGNGLRIIDGILKSLPLVGTYISFFLFGGEFPGIDIVARLYTLHIMIVPALLIALIGIHLMFVVVHKHTQYPGAGNTEKNVVGEPVLPTFAAKGGGFFFLIFGLLSLISALFTINPIWNYGPYDPSPVSAGTQPDWYIGWADGFLRIVPGWFEFYIFGWPISFNINSAVIVMGGVFAVMFIYPFFEAWLMKDHREHHILDRPRNNPTRTAIGVAGIIFYCNMWAAASGDIIAVFFQMSLNDMIYIFRFLFFFGPIIGYVITKRMCIALQRKDREIALHGRETAQIIRLPHGEFLERHEALPPHKLWKITAFESPEYIPAQPNAEGKVTGMEKLRARLSRFFFEDRVAPVTKQELEASHHSHDAVEGSKNNELGH from the coding sequence ATGAGTACTACACAGCCAACTACCACCATCGGGAAGGCGGCGAGCTTCGCCGAAACCCGCGTCGGCGCTTCGGTTCTCGTGCGCGAATTCGGCCGCAAGATCTTTCCTTCGCACTGGTCGTTCATGCTCGGCGAGGTTGCTCTCTACAGCTTTATCATCGTCGTTCTGTCGGGAACGTTCCTCACGTTCTTCTTCCAGCCCGCCATGGGCGAGCTGCACTACGACGGACCCTGGCTGCCGCTGCGCGGCGTCCAGATCTCCGAGGCCTACGACTCGACGCTGGCGATTTCCCTGGAGATTCGCGGCGGTCTGTTCATCCGACAGATGCATCACTGGGGCGCGCTGCTGTTCGTCGCCGCATTGAGCGTGCACATGCTCCGTGTGTTCTTCACCGGCGCGTTCCGTCGACCGCGTGAGCTCAACTGGGTCGTCGGCGTCCTCCTGGTCATCATGGGCATGGCCGCCGGCTTCACCGGCTACTCCCTGCCTGATGACCTGCTCTCGGGCAACGGTCTGCGCATCATCGACGGCATCCTCAAGTCGCTCCCCCTCGTCGGCACCTACATCTCGTTCTTCCTCTTCGGCGGCGAGTTCCCTGGCATCGACATCGTGGCGCGTCTGTACACGCTGCACATCATGATCGTTCCGGCTCTGCTCATCGCACTCATCGGCATCCACCTGATGTTCGTCGTCGTGCACAAGCACACCCAGTACCCGGGTGCCGGCAACACCGAGAAGAACGTCGTCGGCGAACCCGTTCTGCCGACCTTCGCGGCCAAGGGCGGGGGTTTCTTCTTCCTCATCTTCGGTCTGCTCTCACTGATCTCCGCACTGTTCACGATCAACCCGATCTGGAACTACGGTCCCTATGACCCGTCACCGGTGTCTGCCGGTACGCAGCCTGACTGGTACATCGGCTGGGCCGACGGCTTCCTCCGCATCGTCCCGGGCTGGTTCGAGTTCTACATCTTCGGATGGCCGATCTCGTTCAACATCAACAGTGCTGTCATCGTCATGGGCGGCGTGTTCGCGGTCATGTTCATCTACCCGTTCTTCGAAGCGTGGCTGATGAAGGACCACCGGGAACACCACATCCTCGATCGTCCGCGCAACAACCCGACTCGCACGGCCATCGGTGTCGCAGGGATCATCTTCTACTGCAACATGTGGGCAGCCGCCTCGGGCGATATCATCGCGGTGTTCTTCCAGATGTCGCTCAACGATATGATCTACATCTTCCGATTCCTGTTCTTCTTCGGACCGATCATCGGATACGTGATCACCAAGCGCATGTGCATCGCTCTCCAGCGCAAGGACCGGGAGATCGCGCTGCACGGTCGCGAGACCGCACAGATCATCCGTCTCCCCCACGGTGAGTTCCTCGAACGCCATGAGGCTCTTCCTCCGCACAAGCTGTGGAAGATCACTGCATTCGAATCGCCGGAGTACATCCCGGCTCAGCCGAACGCCGAGGGCAAGGTCACCGGTATGGAGAAGCTGCGCGCACGTCTGTCGCGGTTCTTCTTCGAAGATCGTGTGGCACCGGTGACGAAGCAGGAACTCGAAGCTTCTCACCACAGCCACGATGCGGTCGAGGGCTCGAAGAACAACGAGCTCGGTCACTGA
- the qcrA gene encoding cytochrome bc1 complex Rieske iron-sulfur subunit — MTSKEHSGGGGQLEELNGFTNPGLPEHKPRLSDSDPRAEKIAERQVAAWFVLSMIGTIWFIVAYFLFSPGESMRSIRLHTMFVGLGAAVAMFSIGFGAVLWAKNLMSDHEGIDERHDINGSEEDQAIALEILHQAKEESGIARRPLLRNTLIAALAIAPLPAVLVFRDLGPLPGDKLFNTLWEKGTRLIRDPGGIPSVDSERPIKADEVTIGSAYHVLPSGIGDEESSEHPINEKAKAAVLLMRIDPKELKEDPDRKDWSHDGIVAYSKICTHVGCPVALYEHQTHHLLCPCHQSTFDVTEHCKVIFGPAKRPLPQLPITVDSEGYLVAQSDFPEPVGPTFWEINHP; from the coding sequence ATGACCTCGAAAGAGCACTCCGGTGGCGGCGGCCAGCTCGAGGAGTTGAACGGGTTCACGAACCCGGGTCTGCCTGAGCACAAGCCGCGGCTTTCCGACTCGGATCCGCGTGCCGAGAAGATCGCCGAACGCCAGGTGGCCGCATGGTTCGTACTGTCGATGATCGGAACCATCTGGTTCATCGTCGCCTACTTCCTGTTCAGCCCCGGTGAGTCGATGCGGAGCATCCGACTGCACACCATGTTCGTCGGCCTCGGTGCCGCCGTTGCAATGTTCTCCATCGGCTTCGGTGCCGTGCTATGGGCCAAGAATCTCATGAGCGATCACGAGGGCATCGACGAGCGCCACGACATCAACGGCAGCGAAGAGGACCAGGCCATCGCGCTTGAAATCCTTCATCAGGCGAAGGAAGAGTCGGGAATCGCCCGACGTCCGCTTCTGCGCAATACCCTCATCGCCGCACTGGCAATCGCTCCCCTGCCCGCGGTCCTCGTCTTCCGCGACTTGGGGCCCCTGCCCGGCGACAAGCTCTTCAACACACTGTGGGAGAAGGGCACTCGCCTCATCCGCGATCCGGGTGGAATACCCTCGGTAGACTCCGAGCGTCCGATCAAGGCCGACGAGGTCACGATCGGGTCTGCTTACCACGTCCTGCCGTCGGGCATCGGCGACGAGGAATCGAGTGAGCATCCGATCAATGAGAAGGCCAAGGCGGCGGTTTTGCTCATGCGCATCGATCCAAAGGAACTCAAAGAGGATCCTGATCGCAAGGACTGGTCACACGACGGCATCGTCGCGTACTCGAAGATCTGCACACACGTGGGTTGCCCTGTCGCTCTCTACGAGCACCAGACGCACCACCTGCTGTGCCCCTGCCACCAGTCGACCTTCGACGTGACCGAGCACTGCAAGGTCATCTTCGGCCCGGCCAAACGACCGCTTCCTCAGTTGCCCATCACCGTGGACAGCGAAGGCTACCTGGTTGCACAGTCGGACTTCCCTGAGCCTGTCGGACCTACGTTCTGGGAGATCAACCACCCATGA
- the qcrC gene encoding cytochrome bc1 complex diheme cytochrome c subunit yields MKLLADRRRHPMALVALLLVGLLLTGGAYALFTQTSSAKADTASASDIEEGKKLFAANCATCHGLNAEGSKAGPGLIGVGAAAVDFQVGTGRMPLQANGPQARVKEPQFDEEQTAQLAAYVASLGPGPAVPEDEYLDASKGDPAAGGGLFRTNCAMCHNVVGSGGALTRGKYAPNLSEVSEKHLYEAMQTGPQNMPIFNDANLTPEDKRDVIAYVKEVSDNPSPGGFKLGSLGPVAEGLFIWFFGLAAVIGMTVWLSSRSK; encoded by the coding sequence GTGAAGCTTCTAGCAGATCGCCGCAGACATCCCATGGCACTGGTCGCACTGCTCCTCGTGGGACTGCTGCTGACCGGCGGAGCCTATGCACTCTTCACACAGACCTCGAGCGCCAAGGCTGACACAGCTAGTGCCTCTGATATAGAAGAAGGCAAAAAGCTCTTCGCGGCAAACTGTGCCACCTGTCATGGTCTCAACGCGGAAGGTTCGAAAGCCGGACCCGGCCTCATCGGCGTCGGCGCGGCAGCCGTCGACTTCCAGGTCGGTACCGGACGTATGCCGCTGCAGGCCAACGGTCCGCAGGCCCGCGTCAAGGAACCTCAGTTCGATGAAGAGCAGACCGCTCAGCTGGCTGCCTATGTAGCTTCGCTCGGCCCCGGGCCGGCAGTTCCGGAAGACGAATACCTCGATGCGTCGAAGGGTGACCCTGCTGCTGGCGGCGGTCTCTTCCGCACCAACTGCGCCATGTGCCACAACGTGGTCGGCTCCGGTGGTGCTCTGACACGCGGCAAGTATGCACCGAACCTCTCCGAGGTTTCGGAAAAGCACCTCTACGAAGCGATGCAGACCGGACCGCAGAACATGCCGATCTTCAACGACGCGAACCTGACGCCCGAAGACAAGCGCGATGTCATCGCCTATGTCAAGGAAGTCTCGGACAACCCCTCTCCCGGCGGGTTCAAGCTCGGATCGCTGGGACCAGTGGCAGAGGGACTGTTCATATGGTTCTTCGGTCTCGCTGCGGTCATCGGTATGACAGTGTGGCTGTCATCCAGGTCCAAGTGA
- the ctaE gene encoding aa3-type cytochrome oxidase subunit III codes for MKTHPKTGNNGSVSTASASQTAPAHPVVNRPNVTTVGFIVFLASDLMFFAALFAMYFTIRSVVPELWETRTPILDIPYALGNTLILVSSSFTCQIGVFAAERFRPRRTGSLFNIAKWGMVEWFYLTFLLGAIFVSGQVMEYATLVSEGLAINSDGYGSVFYLTTGFHGIHVTIGLICFLLVIGRAYGAKKFGHHEATFAICVSYYWHFVDVVWIGLFGIIYLLQ; via the coding sequence ATGAAAACTCACCCCAAGACGGGTAATAATGGATCTGTGTCAACTGCCTCTGCATCTCAAACAGCGCCAGCACATCCGGTTGTCAATCGTCCGAATGTGACCACGGTGGGCTTCATCGTGTTCCTCGCGAGCGACCTGATGTTCTTTGCCGCGCTCTTCGCCATGTACTTCACCATCCGGTCCGTCGTTCCGGAGCTGTGGGAGACGAGGACTCCGATCCTCGATATCCCTTACGCCCTTGGCAACACGTTGATCCTGGTGTCGTCTTCGTTCACCTGCCAGATCGGTGTCTTCGCGGCCGAACGGTTCCGCCCCCGGCGGACCGGTTCCCTGTTCAACATCGCCAAATGGGGGATGGTCGAGTGGTTCTACCTCACCTTCCTCCTTGGAGCGATCTTCGTCTCCGGTCAGGTCATGGAGTACGCGACCCTCGTCAGCGAGGGACTCGCGATCAACTCCGACGGATACGGATCCGTCTTCTACCTGACGACAGGGTTCCATGGCATCCACGTGACCATTGGGCTCATCTGCTTCCTGCTCGTCATCGGCCGGGCCTACGGAGCGAAGAAGTTCGGTCACCACGAAGCCACATTCGCCATCTGCGTTTCATACTACTGGCACTTCGTCGATGTCGTCTGGATCGGGCTGTTCGGCATCATCTACCTGCTCCAGTAG
- the trpD gene encoding anthranilate phosphoribosyltransferase, whose translation MTTPAAHASEARSEVETVAQNWPDLLMALMHQQDLAGEQAAWAMDQIMSGNTPDVTMAAFLAAHHTKGETVDEIAGLVAAMMDHAVPLPGLEDSVDIVGTGGDRAKTANISSTAAMIISATGQRVVKHGNRATSSASGSADVLEALGVRFDITPEQTGQIAQEVGLAFCFANVFHPSMQFVAAVRRQISVPTAFNILGPLTNPARARHAAIGVADAQMAPLVVGTLAKRGHQAVVFRSRDGLDELSNTAVNDVWEVRHGEIEHTTFDALDLGIARATKDDLRGGGPQVNAGITRAVLDGERSAVRDIVAINAAAALVAADESAVGSFTERLAAKLETAVATIDSGAGAAKLDQLIEVSHRVAETNRS comes from the coding sequence CTGACCACCCCGGCAGCTCACGCGTCGGAGGCCCGCAGCGAGGTCGAGACAGTCGCTCAGAACTGGCCCGATCTGCTCATGGCCCTGATGCACCAGCAGGACCTCGCCGGTGAGCAGGCGGCATGGGCGATGGATCAGATCATGTCCGGCAATACCCCCGATGTGACAATGGCCGCATTTCTAGCCGCCCATCACACAAAGGGTGAGACGGTCGACGAAATCGCCGGTCTCGTCGCCGCGATGATGGACCATGCAGTGCCTCTGCCGGGCCTCGAAGACTCCGTCGACATCGTCGGCACCGGAGGCGACCGGGCGAAGACCGCGAACATCTCGTCGACCGCGGCGATGATCATCTCCGCCACCGGGCAACGGGTTGTCAAACACGGAAACCGCGCGACATCCTCGGCGTCGGGATCTGCCGACGTGCTCGAAGCGCTCGGCGTGCGTTTCGATATCACTCCCGAGCAGACCGGACAGATCGCCCAGGAAGTCGGTCTGGCCTTCTGCTTCGCCAACGTCTTCCATCCGTCGATGCAGTTCGTGGCGGCGGTGCGACGCCAGATCAGCGTTCCGACGGCCTTCAACATCCTCGGACCGCTGACCAATCCCGCGCGTGCCCGTCACGCTGCGATCGGGGTCGCGGATGCTCAGATGGCACCGCTGGTCGTCGGCACTCTCGCCAAGCGCGGGCATCAGGCCGTGGTGTTCCGTTCCCGTGACGGGCTCGACGAGCTGAGCAACACGGCCGTCAACGATGTCTGGGAAGTCCGCCACGGTGAGATCGAACATACGACCTTCGACGCCCTCGACCTCGGCATCGCTCGCGCCACGAAGGACGATCTGCGCGGCGGGGGACCGCAGGTCAACGCGGGCATCACTCGTGCCGTGCTCGACGGCGAACGGTCAGCTGTGCGTGACATCGTGGCGATCAATGCCGCCGCGGCACTCGTGGCGGCCGACGAATCGGCTGTCGGCAGCTTCACCGAACGGCTGGCGGCGAAACTCGAAACCGCCGTCGCCACGATCGACAGCGGCGCCGGCGCCGCAAAGCTGGACCAGCTCATCGAGGTCTCACACCGCGTCGCCGAGACGAACCGCTCCTGA
- a CDS encoding DEDD exonuclease domain-containing protein — MTAPFDRAPSALDNAQLSFDSLGTPLSDVTFVIVDLETTGTRAGQSEITEIGAVKTRGGEVIGEFQSLVKPEQSVISPFVARLTGITHAMVDDAPSIRAVLPSFLEFSIGAVLVAHNAPFDIGFLRSACERLDYHWPAPTVLDTVTLARRVVGRDEVRNHKLSTLAAHFGTEAAPDHRALSDARATGELLHHLFERFGGYGVTTLEELSTVRQSGWAKRQSKSHLARGVPAEPGVYMFLDGTRRVLYIGKSGNMARRVRGYFNASENRGRMAEMITAAQEISCLPCAHALEAEVREIRLIGELAPPYNRRSKNPDRNSWIVLSDELFPRLSVVRANSAIERSPAPPLGPFRSRKNAQAVKELLDTLYPVKRCTANITKRNLGEHRPCVSAQVGQCGGPCSGITDPDAYQDSISDLVELLTGDLSSLQRLASARMQRLAGEARYETAAEVRDAMRSAVATASRAEEVTALRGVPELVAVAPGFESGWDLAVIRHGRLANAGHVTSRQGLSESVTALRSTAEWVPAPGPLPRETDSLPEETRLLAGWLETAELVSTSVQDGVGWSLPRTGATSHARSSGAVRLGDAV, encoded by the coding sequence ATGACCGCCCCATTCGATCGCGCCCCGAGCGCCCTGGACAATGCGCAGCTGTCCTTCGACTCCCTGGGCACTCCCCTGTCCGATGTCACCTTCGTCATCGTCGACCTCGAGACGACGGGCACACGGGCGGGCCAGTCGGAGATCACAGAGATCGGTGCGGTCAAGACCCGCGGTGGCGAGGTCATCGGAGAATTCCAATCGCTGGTCAAACCCGAACAGTCGGTGATCAGCCCTTTCGTCGCCCGACTCACCGGCATCACCCACGCCATGGTCGACGATGCCCCTTCGATCCGCGCGGTCCTGCCCAGCTTCCTCGAATTCTCGATCGGCGCCGTGCTCGTCGCCCACAATGCCCCGTTCGACATCGGCTTCCTCCGGTCGGCGTGCGAACGGCTCGACTACCACTGGCCGGCCCCGACAGTGCTCGACACCGTCACCCTCGCCCGCCGCGTCGTGGGCCGGGATGAGGTGCGCAACCACAAGCTGTCGACGCTGGCCGCACATTTCGGCACCGAGGCGGCACCCGACCACCGTGCGCTCTCCGACGCCCGGGCGACCGGCGAACTGCTCCATCACCTGTTCGAACGATTCGGCGGCTACGGAGTGACCACGCTCGAGGAGCTCTCAACCGTCCGACAGTCGGGATGGGCCAAACGCCAGTCGAAATCGCATCTGGCCAGGGGAGTGCCGGCCGAGCCCGGTGTCTACATGTTCCTCGACGGCACCCGCCGTGTCCTCTACATCGGCAAATCCGGCAATATGGCCCGTCGTGTCCGCGGATACTTCAACGCCTCGGAGAATCGTGGCCGGATGGCCGAGATGATCACTGCGGCGCAGGAGATCAGCTGCCTGCCGTGTGCCCACGCTCTCGAAGCCGAGGTCCGCGAGATCCGTCTCATCGGCGAGTTGGCCCCACCGTACAACCGCCGATCGAAGAATCCCGACCGCAACTCATGGATCGTCCTCAGCGACGAGCTCTTCCCCCGCCTCTCGGTTGTCCGAGCGAATTCTGCGATCGAACGCTCGCCCGCCCCGCCGCTGGGACCTTTCCGATCCCGGAAGAATGCGCAGGCGGTCAAGGAGCTGCTCGACACCCTCTACCCCGTCAAACGGTGCACGGCGAACATCACGAAGCGCAACCTCGGTGAGCATCGGCCGTGTGTGAGCGCTCAGGTCGGTCAGTGCGGAGGCCCCTGCTCCGGCATCACCGACCCGGACGCGTATCAGGACAGCATCTCCGACCTCGTCGAGCTCCTCACCGGTGACCTGAGCTCGCTGCAGCGCTTGGCGTCTGCACGGATGCAGCGATTGGCCGGTGAAGCCAGGTACGAGACGGCGGCAGAGGTCCGCGACGCCATGCGTTCGGCTGTGGCGACCGCGTCGCGAGCCGAAGAGGTCACAGCTCTGCGCGGCGTGCCGGAACTCGTGGCCGTGGCCCCCGGTTTCGAATCGGGCTGGGATCTCGCCGTCATCCGGCACGGCCGACTCGCCAACGCCGGTCATGTCACCAGTCGTCAGGGGCTGTCCGAATCGGTCACAGCACTGCGATCCACTGCCGAGTGGGTGCCCGCACCGGGCCCGCTGCCGCGTGAGACCGATTCGCTGCCGGAGGAGACACGGCTGCTCGCTGGCTGGCTGGAGACAGCGGAGCTGGTCTCGACCTCGGTGCAGGACGGCGTCGGCTGGTCGCTGCCGCGCACGGGAGCGACCAGCCACGCCAGATCATCAGGAGCGGTTCGTCTCGGCGACGCGGTGTGA